In one window of Cytophagaceae bacterium ABcell3 DNA:
- a CDS encoding ISL3 family transposase has protein sequence MNSIEIFQLALQLTKPWSVTDVRFQEASNGKQELHITISFERGFVFEPESKVHDTQYRTWRHLNFFEHECYLHCKVPRIKTTDGKVKTVEVPWARKGSGFTLLFEAFSMALIEREMPVNKAADLVNEYPQRIWNIFNYWIQIAYRADDQSSVTQLGIDETSVRKGHDYVTVAADLATRRVIHVTPGKDRHTIGRIKDHLKAKGVEHLSITDACIDMSTGFIAGMLEHFPNTSVTFDKFHVVKLLNEAMDDVRKREVREHSILKGHKYTLLKSTHKLSAKQKQDRQVLIELLPTIGKAYRLKTLFQSFWEFKTKEEGSAFLAYWCDLVEEEGLYAFKKFVNTIKSHWQGITNYVESQIANGVMEGINSKIQLAKRRARGYRNITNFINMIYFISSKLKFNYPQYST, from the coding sequence ATGAACAGTATCGAAATATTTCAATTGGCTTTGCAGTTAACAAAGCCTTGGTCGGTAACCGATGTTAGGTTTCAGGAAGCATCCAATGGTAAACAAGAACTTCATATAACCATTAGCTTTGAGCGTGGTTTCGTATTTGAACCAGAAAGTAAAGTTCATGATACTCAATATAGGACTTGGCGTCACCTCAATTTTTTTGAACATGAATGTTATCTTCATTGCAAAGTCCCTCGAATCAAAACAACGGATGGAAAGGTAAAAACCGTGGAAGTGCCGTGGGCTAGAAAAGGAAGTGGTTTTACTTTGTTGTTTGAGGCTTTTAGCATGGCTTTGATTGAGCGAGAGATGCCCGTGAACAAAGCAGCTGATTTAGTGAATGAGTACCCACAGCGCATATGGAATATATTTAACTACTGGATACAAATTGCCTATCGGGCAGATGATCAAAGCTCGGTGACCCAATTGGGTATTGATGAGACTTCTGTAAGAAAAGGACATGATTATGTGACCGTAGCAGCAGATTTGGCTACTCGCCGTGTGATTCATGTTACTCCAGGCAAGGATCGGCACACTATCGGAAGAATTAAAGACCATTTAAAAGCAAAGGGTGTTGAACATCTGTCAATTACCGACGCATGCATTGATATGTCTACAGGTTTTATCGCAGGCATGCTCGAACATTTTCCTAACACCTCGGTAACATTTGATAAATTTCATGTAGTCAAACTGCTTAATGAAGCTATGGACGATGTACGTAAGCGAGAAGTCCGAGAACACTCAATACTTAAAGGACACAAATACACGCTATTAAAGTCCACACACAAACTTAGCGCTAAACAGAAGCAGGACCGGCAGGTACTTATTGAACTGTTACCAACTATTGGGAAGGCTTATCGGTTAAAGACCTTATTTCAGAGCTTTTGGGAGTTTAAAACAAAAGAAGAGGGCTCTGCTTTCTTGGCTTACTGGTGTGACCTTGTTGAAGAGGAAGGCTTGTATGCCTTCAAGAAGTTTGTAAACACAATAAAGTCCCACTGGCAAGGAATTACCAATTATGTCGAGTCCCAGATTGCCAATGGTGTCATGGAAGGGATTAACAGCAAAATACAACTAGCTAAAAGAAGAGCTCGTGGATATCGGAATATTACAAATTTTATCAACATGATTTACTTTATTTCCTCTAAATTGAAATTCAATTACCCACAGTATTCCACATAG
- a CDS encoding glycosyl hydrolase family 8, whose amino-acid sequence MLYNGVVKAQINTPAGAVVPFGANQGYAFGIMPNNLPSGGPFGRSQHAAEAYNEWKQHYVAACPNGRFRVKFDDPNRVVSEGIAYGMLLAVYAADKPLFDGLWHYYKDNSNGNGVMNWLIEGCNTVRGFNGATDAEFDAAMALLLAQNQWPNATQPFNYGHEASQLIDAIWRTEMDHQRFQAKNGDAWGWSSCRNPSYQSPAYYREYASHMPALAANWNNSIDGAYTMLNRNAHPITGLVSDWCNEEGVMNTCNGGYMGYGYDACRFPFRMAQDVIWNNEPRAKNLLEKMTNYCKSQGAGNLRGPRNLDGSGAGAHNATFVSTYALAAMGTDASNQAFMNSMYNEVRFTKDPINNFQPSGYFGNTLRVMSLFMMTGNFWKMGTTSFQDINVRVGTTDIPSQTEYDFQNVIQSGNKEITFTIENKGAETLLLNGTPRVAISGEDAANFTINQSAVPASLGRNQSATFTITFSPNSTTGTRTALVTIANNDPDDHENPYTFTVTGTGTLTATAPRIAVFAAGNSIARNSTFAMGTGATASPNSHRFEIRNTGDAPLNIADIVGSTGFAVQVPIPTTVGIGESEYFWVTATSTTAANTTGSFTITSDDASNPAFRVNLSASFVACGQAITANEVFQDFDANTANSTLDYANPAWTTVANPYVDDKNQSYRVASFVRPATGDYNGVRYRLCGTNSISLSSEKHIISMLVYSPVAGTPVLMNLKTAADVADTDTYPATSSVTVNTTKTNQWERLYFDHSAALGVAGVRFIEVFIDPLASQGTQTYYVDEIKLDVAPCLADIPASGVLQDYDNHRNMSLPWAPPGTFNEVFANPFVDDKNPSATVAHYVRPVGEFQIIRYATCGAYLDLEEKAYISMLIYSTRAGVPVTMSLKNSATAEEPLEVAAFTAMTTKAGAWERLYFDFSAIQGNTSVRAIDIFIDPDGNNTGTTASRTYYIDDIRYEEGLPCVTQIQATRILNDFDSNRYVTLAFSPTGSYNEFATNTVLTGNSSAGCASYVRPAAATADVIRYAACGDYFDLSLGRTVLSLQVLSPNPETEVILSLKKDDGETEVAQAYARMTRTNVWETLNFDFTDAINSQEAAFIDIIIDPNGTHTATLAQRSYRIDNLIYSVEPEINVRRGIENILTGSTIAFENIATGESSEEVTLTIVNNGVEDLILSGDPKISITGNDADHFTINQELVTSPVTLGRATSFTITFTPISSGLKTASIEIENNDSDENPYYINLEGIGIAPEINLAVGSESISPSETYDFGDQEMETSSEAVTFTIGNSGLATLHLTGTPLISVTGDAAEDFIVSQESTTATLSEGESTAFSVIFAPSAPGLRSAEISIESNDLENSPFIITLSGNGIALNPEIMVRQGNNPILSEGAYAFANALVGHEGTDVVFAIANDGNAILHLLGTPVISIGGVNADDFTINQSDTESEIAAGGFTTFSVSFNPTEAGERVAIITIENNTEESPYTFTVTGTGVTEELPEISVQVGSTAISSDGAYAFADRLEGTSSAPILFTVFNRGTAPLTLDGDPLVLISGDHATDFIVNTTTTASTVEGGQNTTFSVVFTPSGVGIREAVLTISNNDNENNPYIINLSGIGVAPVAVISANIAHTEVSNVGNVTVGSTGTPVVYTITNTGTGTLNLVGTPAVAVSGLHADEFTVNLSATNTSLSPEESTTFTVVFSPAAEGTRSAVLTIASNDPETTEYVINLTGNGTIEPTPSISLNIASGGLSSFGSVPSGSDSDLVTYTISNTGSAVLRNISVSITGTDATDFIVVQNPAVSVAVGGSTTFSVVFRPSSEGEKEATMTIGSNDPEQPEYTINLAGTATAPLTGSISLDVPSGSTSSYGEVSVGSESQVISYTITNNGLAPLNISSVSIDGTNAGDFIIVSEPASPLAIGSTTTISVVFSPTAEGTRTASLNIVSSDSELETYTINLTGTATASTTLAPIIRLNVVAGSTQPFGNVEVGTQSEPITFTVSNIGTAPLTISGVTISGAMSANFVVLTEPTSTISAGGSSTFTVAFTPSAIGTRTATLVVASNDQERPSYSITLSGNGTSPGQTPPNGSISLDVANGEFSDFGVVANGQTAQVTYTITNNGTTPLTLTGNPLVQIGRWNAEYFEVVEYPNAIIPVGGSTSFTVAYVPTSTISGSHVAELTIVSDDPNVGTYTIILTGASTVTSISPEALASEIYFYPNPVQEIVFVSTGSISNINEVVVRNSLGIIVFHDVNHITSGYGFNVSKLASGVYFVEVKSQEGISVIKKLVKQ is encoded by the coding sequence ATGTTATATAATGGAGTAGTCAAGGCACAAATAAACACCCCGGCTGGGGCGGTAGTGCCTTTTGGAGCCAATCAAGGTTATGCGTTTGGTATTATGCCAAACAATTTACCTAGTGGAGGCCCCTTTGGAAGATCTCAGCATGCGGCTGAGGCATACAATGAATGGAAGCAACATTATGTTGCCGCCTGCCCTAATGGAAGGTTCAGAGTAAAGTTTGACGATCCTAACAGGGTAGTATCTGAAGGTATAGCTTATGGTATGCTTTTGGCCGTTTATGCGGCAGACAAGCCATTATTTGATGGTTTATGGCATTACTATAAAGACAACTCGAATGGTAACGGTGTCATGAACTGGCTTATAGAAGGTTGTAATACTGTGCGTGGATTTAACGGCGCAACAGATGCAGAGTTCGACGCTGCCATGGCCCTGCTTCTAGCACAAAATCAATGGCCTAATGCTACTCAACCTTTTAATTATGGACATGAGGCCTCTCAGCTTATTGATGCTATTTGGCGTACTGAAATGGACCACCAGCGGTTTCAGGCAAAAAATGGTGATGCCTGGGGATGGAGCTCGTGCCGTAACCCAAGTTATCAATCTCCAGCTTATTATCGTGAATATGCTAGCCATATGCCAGCATTGGCTGCCAACTGGAACAATTCAATTGATGGAGCATACACGATGCTTAACAGAAACGCACACCCTATAACAGGCTTAGTAAGTGACTGGTGCAATGAAGAGGGTGTAATGAACACCTGTAATGGAGGATACATGGGTTATGGTTATGATGCATGCCGTTTCCCATTCCGTATGGCGCAAGATGTCATCTGGAACAACGAGCCTAGGGCAAAGAACCTGCTTGAAAAAATGACCAACTACTGTAAGAGCCAAGGCGCTGGAAACCTAAGAGGGCCGAGAAACCTTGATGGTTCTGGAGCCGGTGCTCATAATGCTACGTTTGTTTCTACTTATGCCCTTGCAGCAATGGGTACAGATGCTAGCAACCAGGCGTTCATGAACAGTATGTACAATGAGGTACGTTTTACAAAAGACCCTATCAACAACTTCCAGCCTTCTGGATATTTTGGCAATACTTTAAGGGTAATGTCTTTGTTCATGATGACGGGTAACTTTTGGAAGATGGGAACCACTTCATTCCAAGATATCAATGTCCGCGTTGGAACAACCGATATCCCAAGCCAGACAGAATATGATTTTCAAAACGTTATCCAATCAGGCAATAAGGAAATAACTTTTACGATAGAAAACAAGGGCGCAGAAACTTTACTACTGAATGGCACACCTAGAGTAGCCATATCTGGTGAGGATGCAGCTAACTTTACGATCAACCAAAGTGCAGTCCCTGCTTCTCTTGGAAGAAACCAGTCAGCTACTTTTACTATTACATTTAGCCCTAACAGCACAACAGGAACAAGAACTGCATTGGTTACCATAGCAAACAATGACCCTGATGATCACGAAAACCCTTACACCTTTACTGTTACTGGCACGGGAACTTTAACCGCTACCGCACCTCGAATTGCTGTGTTTGCCGCTGGTAATTCTATAGCCCGCAATAGCACTTTTGCAATGGGTACTGGAGCTACAGCTTCCCCTAACTCTCACAGATTCGAAATCAGAAATACAGGCGATGCCCCGCTAAATATTGCTGATATTGTAGGGTCTACAGGTTTTGCTGTACAAGTCCCTATCCCAACGACTGTTGGAATTGGAGAGTCTGAATATTTTTGGGTAACAGCTACCTCTACCACCGCTGCCAATACTACTGGCTCATTTACTATTACTTCTGATGATGCCAGCAATCCTGCTTTTAGGGTTAATTTATCAGCTAGCTTTGTAGCATGCGGACAAGCCATTACAGCAAATGAAGTTTTTCAGGACTTTGATGCAAACACGGCAAACTCGACACTCGATTATGCTAACCCTGCATGGACAACAGTAGCCAACCCTTATGTAGATGACAAAAACCAAAGTTATAGAGTAGCTTCTTTTGTCAGGCCTGCAACAGGAGACTACAATGGTGTTAGATATAGGCTTTGTGGAACCAACAGCATCAGCTTGTCAAGTGAAAAGCATATTATAAGCATGTTGGTTTACTCTCCAGTAGCAGGAACTCCTGTTCTTATGAACCTAAAAACAGCCGCCGATGTAGCCGATACAGATACTTACCCTGCTACTTCTAGTGTCACTGTAAATACCACAAAAACTAACCAATGGGAAAGGTTGTACTTTGACCATAGTGCCGCTCTAGGGGTTGCCGGTGTTAGGTTTATAGAGGTTTTTATTGATCCACTAGCCTCACAAGGTACCCAAACTTATTATGTAGATGAAATAAAACTTGATGTCGCACCGTGTTTGGCAGACATTCCTGCTTCAGGTGTATTACAAGATTACGACAACCACCGTAACATGTCCCTTCCATGGGCGCCTCCAGGCACTTTTAATGAAGTTTTTGCCAACCCTTTTGTCGATGACAAAAACCCAAGTGCCACTGTGGCCCATTATGTAAGACCTGTAGGTGAATTCCAAATCATTAGATATGCTACTTGCGGTGCTTATTTAGACTTGGAGGAAAAGGCATATATCAGTATGTTGATATATTCTACCCGTGCAGGGGTACCTGTAACCATGTCTTTAAAAAACAGTGCTACTGCAGAGGAGCCGCTAGAAGTAGCAGCTTTTACAGCCATGACTACAAAAGCTGGCGCATGGGAAAGATTGTACTTTGACTTCAGCGCCATTCAAGGAAATACCAGTGTCAGGGCTATTGATATTTTCATTGACCCAGATGGCAATAACACTGGCACTACAGCATCTAGGACTTATTACATCGATGACATCAGGTACGAAGAAGGTTTACCTTGCGTAACCCAAATTCAAGCTACCAGGATCCTTAATGACTTTGATAGTAACCGGTACGTTACCTTGGCATTTAGTCCAACAGGCTCATACAATGAATTTGCTACAAACACTGTTCTAACAGGAAACAGCAGTGCTGGATGCGCTAGCTATGTAAGGCCTGCTGCTGCAACTGCAGATGTTATCCGTTATGCGGCATGCGGCGACTATTTTGACCTTAGCCTTGGAAGAACCGTTTTGAGCTTACAAGTTCTTTCCCCTAATCCTGAAACCGAGGTTATTTTGTCCTTGAAGAAAGATGACGGAGAAACAGAAGTCGCACAGGCTTATGCAAGGATGACCAGAACTAATGTATGGGAAACCTTAAACTTTGACTTTACAGACGCAATCAATTCTCAGGAAGCGGCTTTCATTGATATAATTATTGACCCTAATGGAACCCATACTGCTACTCTAGCACAAAGAAGCTATAGAATTGATAACCTCATATACTCTGTTGAACCTGAAATCAATGTCAGAAGGGGGATAGAAAATATCCTTACAGGCTCTACCATAGCTTTCGAAAATATAGCTACAGGAGAAAGCAGTGAAGAGGTTACCCTGACTATTGTAAACAATGGTGTCGAAGACCTTATTCTTTCAGGAGATCCTAAGATCAGCATTACAGGTAATGATGCCGACCATTTCACGATCAATCAAGAATTGGTTACTTCACCTGTCACTTTAGGAAGAGCGACTTCATTTACCATAACCTTCACCCCTATTTCTAGTGGCCTTAAAACAGCCTCTATAGAGATAGAGAACAATGACAGTGATGAAAACCCCTACTATATAAACCTAGAAGGTATTGGAATAGCTCCAGAAATCAACCTTGCTGTTGGTTCAGAATCTATTTCACCGTCTGAAACTTATGATTTTGGTGATCAAGAAATGGAGACCAGTAGTGAGGCTGTAACATTTACCATCGGAAATAGTGGGCTTGCTACACTTCACCTGACAGGAACACCTTTAATCTCTGTTACAGGTGATGCTGCTGAAGATTTCATTGTTTCACAAGAGTCTACGACAGCCACGCTTTCCGAGGGAGAAAGTACTGCATTTAGTGTAATTTTTGCACCTTCAGCACCTGGCTTGAGAAGTGCGGAGATATCTATAGAAAGTAATGATCTGGAAAATTCTCCTTTCATTATTACTTTGTCGGGTAATGGCATAGCGCTCAACCCTGAAATAATGGTAAGGCAAGGGAACAACCCAATTTTATCAGAAGGCGCATATGCATTTGCCAACGCACTTGTGGGCCATGAAGGAACAGATGTTGTGTTTGCCATTGCCAACGATGGAAATGCAATACTTCACCTTTTAGGAACGCCAGTGATCAGTATTGGTGGAGTAAACGCGGACGATTTCACCATCAACCAATCTGATACAGAATCTGAAATTGCCGCCGGAGGGTTTACTACATTTTCTGTTTCCTTTAACCCTACAGAAGCTGGCGAAAGAGTTGCTATAATTACCATCGAAAACAATACAGAAGAATCACCTTATACCTTTACGGTTACAGGAACAGGTGTAACGGAAGAGCTTCCAGAAATAAGTGTTCAAGTAGGCAGTACTGCAATTTCATCAGACGGGGCTTATGCTTTTGCTGACAGATTAGAAGGGACAAGTTCTGCTCCTATACTGTTTACTGTGTTTAATCGTGGCACAGCACCATTAACACTGGACGGAGATCCGCTTGTACTCATATCCGGTGATCATGCTACAGACTTTATCGTTAATACGACTACTACAGCATCTACTGTAGAAGGTGGACAGAACACAACATTTTCAGTTGTTTTCACTCCTTCTGGTGTTGGTATAAGAGAAGCTGTTCTTACTATTTCAAACAATGACAATGAGAACAATCCTTATATCATCAACCTATCAGGTATAGGTGTTGCTCCTGTGGCAGTTATCAGTGCAAATATTGCACACACAGAAGTTTCTAATGTAGGCAATGTGACTGTAGGTTCTACCGGAACACCTGTGGTGTATACCATTACCAACACAGGAACTGGTACCCTAAACCTTGTAGGCACACCGGCAGTTGCGGTATCAGGCTTACATGCAGACGAGTTTACTGTAAATCTTTCAGCGACAAATACATCTTTAAGCCCTGAAGAATCAACTACCTTTACTGTTGTTTTCTCCCCGGCTGCTGAAGGTACCAGAAGCGCCGTGCTAACAATTGCGAGCAATGACCCGGAAACTACTGAATATGTAATTAATCTGACAGGAAATGGAACTATTGAACCTACTCCTTCTATCAGTTTGAATATAGCTTCAGGTGGACTTTCCTCTTTCGGCAGTGTGCCTTCAGGATCTGATAGCGACTTAGTAACTTATACTATTTCCAATACAGGTTCGGCAGTTTTAAGAAATATTTCTGTATCCATTACTGGAACAGATGCTACAGATTTCATTGTGGTCCAAAACCCTGCTGTAAGTGTAGCTGTAGGAGGCTCTACAACATTTTCTGTGGTATTTAGACCATCTTCAGAAGGTGAAAAAGAGGCAACCATGACCATTGGAAGCAATGATCCGGAACAGCCAGAGTACACCATCAATCTGGCAGGGACAGCAACTGCTCCACTTACCGGCAGCATTAGCTTAGATGTTCCTTCTGGAAGCACTTCATCTTATGGAGAAGTAAGCGTAGGTTCAGAAAGTCAGGTGATATCATATACCATTACCAACAATGGTTTAGCTCCACTAAACATTTCAAGTGTGAGCATTGACGGAACCAATGCAGGTGACTTCATTATTGTTTCAGAACCAGCTTCACCTTTAGCTATCGGCAGCACAACCACTATTTCAGTGGTGTTCTCTCCAACAGCAGAAGGTACACGCACTGCTAGCTTGAACATTGTGAGCAGTGATTCAGAATTGGAAACATATACCATTAACTTAACAGGTACAGCCACAGCGTCTACCACGTTAGCCCCAATAATAAGGCTCAATGTAGTGGCAGGTAGCACACAGCCGTTTGGAAATGTAGAGGTTGGAACACAAAGCGAACCAATCACCTTTACGGTTTCTAACATTGGTACTGCCCCTTTAACTATTAGTGGTGTTACAATTTCTGGCGCCATGTCAGCAAACTTTGTAGTCTTAACAGAACCTACTTCAACAATAAGTGCCGGAGGTTCCTCAACCTTTACCGTTGCATTTACCCCAAGTGCTATAGGAACAAGGACAGCCACCTTAGTTGTTGCGAGCAATGATCAAGAAAGGCCTTCGTACAGCATTACTTTATCAGGCAATGGCACTTCTCCAGGACAAACACCTCCGAACGGAAGTATAAGCCTAGATGTAGCTAATGGTGAATTTTCTGACTTTGGAGTAGTAGCCAATGGACAAACTGCACAGGTTACGTATACCATAACCAATAATGGTACAACACCTCTTACTTTAACAGGAAACCCTCTGGTGCAAATCGGAAGGTGGAATGCTGAATACTTTGAGGTGGTAGAGTATCCTAATGCTATCATTCCTGTAGGAGGGTCAACCAGTTTTACTGTAGCATACGTCCCTACCTCTACAATTTCAGGTTCACATGTTGCTGAATTGACTATTGTTAGTGATGATCCAAATGTAGGTACTTATACAATTATCTTAACAGGAGCATCTACTGTAACAAGTATCAGCCCTGAGGCGTTAGCAAGTGAGATTTACTTTTACCCTAACCCTGTACAAGAGATAGTATTTGTTAGCACAGGAAGTATCAGCAATATCAATGAGGTTGTTGTACGGAACAGTTTGGGAATTATAGTATTTCATGATGTGAACCACATCACAAGCGGGTATGGTTTTAATGTTTCCAAACTTGCTTCAGGTGTTTATTTTGTGGAAGTAAAGTCACAAGAAGGAATCTCTGTAATTAAGAAGCTTGTAAAACAATAA
- a CDS encoding DUF255 domain-containing protein codes for MKLLKLLFTFSLIVTLFPSHAQKNQGLVNWITIEEAEKKAKAKPKPIMVDVYTDWCGWCKKMMNTTFSDPQVAEYINKNFYAVAFNAETKDTITWQGKTYTNKEKGPRGTHELTYHFLPEKRSYPSTVFMTGDMKNSTLVPGYLDANTISPILVYYQENLLGKANINDFMAYFDSTFSEDKKPLLQKEVKWYSIQEAFELNSKHPKKIFIHLQNKESISSQVMDSTSYTHPVIADYLNKNFYPVRFDAESKETVNILGHTLEKKGKYHQLVSVGMNNKISFPSILLFNEQNELITPIPQYLTPKFMEQVLYFFKEDVYLKNSFADFQKNFQGSIH; via the coding sequence ATGAAATTACTAAAATTACTTTTTACCTTTTCTTTGATCGTTACACTTTTTCCGTCTCACGCACAGAAAAACCAAGGGTTGGTTAACTGGATTACGATAGAGGAAGCCGAAAAGAAAGCCAAAGCTAAACCTAAACCAATTATGGTTGATGTTTATACCGATTGGTGCGGCTGGTGCAAAAAAATGATGAACACTACTTTTTCCGATCCGCAAGTGGCTGAGTATATCAATAAAAACTTTTATGCCGTAGCTTTTAATGCCGAAACCAAAGATACCATTACTTGGCAGGGAAAGACCTATACCAATAAGGAAAAAGGCCCAAGAGGCACCCATGAGCTTACCTACCATTTTTTGCCTGAAAAACGATCCTACCCTTCCACTGTTTTCATGACAGGCGATATGAAAAACTCAACCCTTGTCCCAGGCTACCTTGATGCTAACACCATCTCCCCTATCTTGGTATACTATCAAGAAAACTTATTAGGCAAGGCAAACATTAATGACTTTATGGCTTATTTTGATTCTACATTTTCCGAAGACAAAAAACCACTTTTGCAAAAAGAAGTCAAATGGTACAGTATACAAGAGGCTTTTGAGTTAAACAGTAAACATCCAAAAAAAATATTCATACACCTCCAGAACAAAGAAAGCATAAGCAGTCAGGTAATGGACAGCACCTCCTACACACATCCAGTAATTGCAGACTACCTAAACAAAAACTTTTACCCTGTGAGGTTTGATGCAGAATCTAAAGAAACTGTTAATATACTAGGGCATACACTGGAAAAAAAAGGCAAATACCACCAACTTGTTTCTGTCGGAATGAACAACAAGATATCTTTTCCGTCTATTCTTTTATTCAATGAGCAAAATGAACTCATTACCCCTATCCCCCAGTACCTTACCCCAAAATTTATGGAACAAGTATTATATTTCTTTAAAGAAGATGTGTACTTAAAAAACTCCTTTGCAGATTTTCAAAAGAACTTTCAAGGTTCCATACATTAA